The following nucleotide sequence is from Flavobacteriales bacterium.
CAGTCCGTCATGATTTAAATGCTCAGAATAAGCTTGCATATCTTCTAATAAAATATTCCTATTGATATTTGCTAAAATAATATCGAAATCACCATCTATTTCCTCTTTACCCCCTCTATATACGTTGATACATGAAGCACCATTCATTTTAACATTTTCTTTAGCGTTATTATAAGCCCACTCTTCTATATCAATAGCCTGTATATCTAAAGAACCTAATTTCTCAGCTAATATTGCGAGTACTGCAGTGCCACACCCCATGTCCAACACACGTTTGGAAGAAAAATCTAAACCAAGCATAGTATCCATCATACCATATGTTGTAGCATGATGCCCCGTCCCAAATGACATTTTAGGAGTGATTATAATTTCGTACTCTACATCTAATGGCTGATGAAAATCTGCTCTTATACCACACTTCTCTCCTATGGTGATAGGCTGAAAATCGGATTCCCATTTCGCATTCCAATTTTCTGGCTTAATGACTTTATGATCAATATTAATATTGCAATCCAATTGATTGCAAATAGTCTCTATATCTGATAGATTAAAATCGCTTTCTTTAATATAG
It contains:
- the prmA gene encoding 50S ribosomal protein L11 methyltransferase is translated as MNYKEVLFSFQPLRPWSEILIAYLSDLEFESFEDIDNGVRAYIKESDFNLSDIETICNQLDCNINIDHKVIKPENWNAKWESDFQPITIGEKCGIRADFHQPLDVEYEIIITPKMSFGTGHHATTYGMMDTMLGLDFSSKRVLDMGCGTAVLAILAEKLGSLDIQAIDIEEWAYNNAKENVKMNGASCINVYRGGKEEIDGDFDIILANINRNILLEDMQAYSEHLNHDGLILFSGFYEQDLELIRDEAECHRLKYINHNSKNNWVTAKFQKQ